In Setaria italica strain Yugu1 chromosome I, Setaria_italica_v2.0, whole genome shotgun sequence, the genomic window GTGACGCGAAGGGCAACGGCGGCAGGGTGTTGGCCGGCGATTTgagatgccggcggcggcacggctctcCCCTGTTCTGatcttttcttcatttcttATCCCTTCCCAACCGATAGGTTCAGACCTCAAAGTCGGCAAATCCGAACCCAATCTCTCGAACATCCCTTAAGCAATCTTGTAGATTGATCCGAgcacttcaattgatagatGGGCCTCTACCCGAGATGAGCACTCCAAGGTCAACATTTTGGAGCTCCAAGCTCCTGTCACTTTACTGTCAACTGAATAtgattcagtttcgacagtctCCCAATGTGGTCGTTTccccttctttggcacaaattTCAGTAGTCcaattgtattccatataggccaaccactccctatttgtgttctacaactaataaggattccattttgcaccagaaaccatatagcctttgcactggattttcctgaaaattgctccaaacattgctagttaacactgtttcagacttagaattttacgcagctcaagagttggccgaaatagctagagtgctgactttgagctttgatttacaTTTGATTCTTttgctatctctgagcaacaacaccttattacacatgtccaaagatcatacttcaccgctgtctagttgcctttgctcacttacttgacaaattgggcagaattcggtttcaaaaatagatactcatcatgtttttcagacttagagtTATTTCAGCGAGGAGCTCGAAATTtgctcaattgctgacttttggctccaatttgaattcaaaccttccactttctctggacaacaactattcatttaccttctccatagtccatattacactaatgtccaaaaacatctgctcacttttacGGAAATTTCcccagaaattggttctaaaggCAGGTACTCAATACCaatttcagacttaaccaatttCCAGCAAGGTCGCttattgtgacaaagtgccaactttaggcctccatttgaaatggttccctctgtTATTCCTGATCCACAACACCCAAATTTTGGAGTCcaaggttcatacttcaacatgggatagttgtcctgatttacttatttgagaaatttgtcagaattcaatttccaaaatggaccctgagctgtttttctgatttcttgtttccggacggtgaatagtaaacgttgcttttcatttccttctctgatttcctttgagtgtttaggatcaaatattattccaaatttttgacccttaagttctaatcatctttacacttccactctatatttttgccgaatttttctgaatttcaaatccaaaattcaaatttcggccaaatttgacccgaatttgattttcggtcaattcctttttcttttcttctcgaattgctttcAATTTTTCAAAGTCActtgatgactaaaaatggcgggtgttacacCGGCCCGTCAAACAAACAACAGGCCGGCCCAGCAGCCGGAGCAGCCCACCAACGGTCGGGAGGAGGGGCATATATAAGCCCCCCGCGGCCGGCCACGCCCCCTCCCTTCGCAAACCCTACCCCATTCTCCCCTCCGCCCgtcgcctcctcgcctcctcgtctcctccgctGCGCTCCaagctcctcgcctcctcagTTCCTCCTATCCCGGCGACGGCCAACGGcgaccggcgcgccgcctcctcgcctcgacTCCTCCGCTCCCGGCTCACCTTCTCCACGTCCGCGTCTGCGTCCGCGTCCGCATCCGCACCTCCGCCTGAGGCCTGACCGTCTCCCTGGCTCCCTGCCTCCCTGGTGCCTTCTGCCTTGCCAGCTTGCCACTGGCACCGGCGCACCACCTCCTCGTCTCGACTCCTCCACTCCCCGCTCCTTGACTCCTCCCGTCCCGCCACCCTGGATCTAGATCTATatctagatcctcctgatccttagatctagatcctcctgatcctcttcttgttctcctgatctTGTTCCCATCGTCCTCTCCAGCCCGGGCTAAGCCGCTGAGGCGTCGCAGGTAtgtagatcctcctgatccttttcttgttctcctgatgTAGATCCTCCTGATCGTGTTCTTGTtttcctgatcctcttcttgcagGTAACtatcttcttctcctgctccgggctccggcgtCGCAGGTAACTGTCGTCTTGTTGTCCTCCTGATCCCCTTATTGTTCTGCTGATCCTCTAGTTGTTCCTGATTTTGTTCTCCTATTTTTCTTGCAGGTATCCGTTGCCCCGTTGGGTGCCGCGCACCGTTGAGTGACGGAGCGGTTGAGGCCTGACACCTGAGGGACACCCCGGCCCCCAGCTTCTGCCTGCCCCAGGAGGTTATCATGATGGACGAGAACTACACCATCAACGACGACCTAAGGGCCTGTGGCCTGCCAGGTAACTTCTttctgatcctcttcttgttcttgttctcctgatcaTCTTGTTGTTCCTGtcttcctgatcctcttcttgttctgttCTACCAGGCGACGATGAGGATGACGTGGCTGCCGGAGCCGTGCCACTCGTTggtagctctgctgctcccgTCAATGTGGATGCTGTCAGTGCCGGAGGTACTGTTCCACCTTCTACCCCATCTTCTACCCCAACTACATCAACGGGCACCAGTGTCCACAAGGGGAAGCGGCGATCTGCTGCCTGGAATGACTTTGAGGAGTTGTTCCAGGAAGGCGCCAACGGGAAGAAGGTAAGGTACGCTGCCAAGTGCCGTCATTGTTCTCACATTCTTACTAACCGGTCTTGTGCTGGTACTGGCCATTTGCTCCGGCACCAGAAGATGTGCTTGGCTAAACAAAACCATTCTTCTCTTATTCAGTCGCAACTGCAATTCCATTCTGATGGCTCAATTATTAATTGGGAATACAAGCCCGATCTTGCTCGCAAAGAATTGTGCCGGTTGATTGCTAGACTTGATCTACCCCTAGGCTTTGGTGAGATAGAGGCATTTGTGGAGTACATCCAGCGTGCTCATAACCCTCGTTTTGCTAAAGTTTCTAGACAGACCACTTCTAGAGATCTTGCCAAGTTCTTTGCCGAGCGTCGTCTTTCTCTTCTTGATACTTTGAAGTCTCATGTTTCTTCTGTTTGTTTTACTTTTGATATTTGGTCAGGGAATGCCAAGGAGGACTACCTTAGTGTTGTTGCacattttgtttctgctgattgggaattagagaaGAGAGTCATTGCTCTTAGGTTGATTGATTGCTCCCATTCTAGTGTTAACATTGCTGAGCATATTGAACAAGTTATTTCTGAGTTTGGTTTACTGGATAAAATTTTCTCTATCACACTTGACAATGCTTCTGCTAATACTTCTGCCATGTCCACACTTATTCCTAAATTTGTTGGTTATCTAGGTCCAGATCCTGAACCTCTTGATTCTGATTCTAATTCTAATAAAACACTTATTGGTCTTTTGCATCAATGTTGTGCATGTCATATTATCAATCTCATAGTCAAGTCTGGTTTGAAGAGGATCAAGGCTTATCTTGAGGCTTTTAGGACTGCAATCTCTTTTTTGAACTCTTCTAATCAACGCATTGCAGCTTTCCATAACTTCTGCATTGTCAAGGGGGTACGCCCTCGTAAGTTTGGTTTAGATATGGATGTGAGATGGAATTCTACATATCTCATGCTCAAACATCTACTACCTTATAAGACTGTCTTTTCTGTCTTTATTTCTGCTCATTATGTGCACAATGGCCAGCCACTTCTGACTGAAAATCATTGGGTAATTGCTGAGAAAATTTTGCTATTCCTTGAAATGTTTTATGATTCCACTGTTGCTTTATCTGGTGTTTATTATCCAACAAGTCCTTTGATGTTGCATCATATTATTGAGATTGCTGGCTATTTGAATGGCCAAGATTCTGATCCATTGCTCAGAAATATTGTTGTTCTCATGAAGCTTAAGTTTCTCAAGTATTGGCAGAACATACCTTTGTTGTATTCCTTTGCATTCATtttggatcctagagccaaGGTGAGAGGTTTTCATAATGTTCTCCAACTTCTTTCTCAGACAGTTGGTGTTGATTACTCTTCTTATTTCATTGAGGTAAGAACTCAATTACATAAGTTGTTTAACAAGTATGAAaacaagtttggtgcagttcGATCGCAAAGGCCCGCTCAACCTTCAGCTGCTACTGGTAAGAAAAGAACAGCAtggggtaagatctttggtgGTCCTGGTTCATGTGGTTCTCCTGTTCTTTCATCTACACCTCCTATATCTCCTACTTCAGAGCTATCATCCTACTTGGACAGTGATACTATTACTTGCTATGACGATGACTTCAACATACTtagttggtggcatgagcacaaGCTATCCTATCCTATTTTTTCCATACTTGCTAAAGATGTTATGTCTGTTCGAGTTTCCACTGTTTCTTCGGAATCTTGTTTTAGTCTAACTGGCAGGGTGATTGAGGAGCGGCGCCGACGGTTGTTGCCGGAGACGGTGGAGATGCTAACCTGCCTCAAGGATTGGGAGTTGGGAGATGCAAGGGCCCAACATGATGTTGAGAAGGAGGTCAATGAACTGGAGGAAACTTACAAAAGCCCCTACCCAGACATGGATGAAGGCCAAGCTAGTCAGTAAGTCCATTACTAACTCATCTTTTGTTCATTTGTTAAACACTTTCAATTGCAAACACTAATGTTGTTGGCCTGTTGTGCACCTCTAGGCCTACCCCAGGAGCAAGCTGAACTGTTGGAGGGCTGGAGGATGAAGCTGAAGCCTGTTGCCTGTTGGACTTGGACTGTTGCGGTGTTGCGTGAATGCCTGTTGGTGTTGGCTTGGCCAGTTATTCAAAGATGTTATGTCTGTGTGTGTGTCTCAAACTCTCAATGTCTGTAGACTGTAATGTTGAATTGAACTAGTCTTGAgctggctgtactctttttcccttcctaggGTTTTCTCACAAGGGTGAGTTTTTACATAGGAAtatttttaatgaggcagccaacacttgatcacatagATCAAGCGTTAACAGCTCTAATAATTCCTTTATTATGATTTCTGACTTTCTGTGTCACTATGTGATTGTGTCCATGTGATGAATGTGTCATGTGTGATTATGCCAACCCTTGATTAACCttctattttgatttttgaatgTTTGATGAACTTGAAAATTTTAGATTGTGAATCAGTGTTTCACCCTTATAAGGTGAAGTTTTTTTCCTCTTGACGGGCTGTGGGCTGGCCCGACCCGTAAAAATGGCCGGGCTCTTCAGaccggcccggcacgaaaaaggcCTCACGGGCCCGTGCATGGGCCGTTGCCACGGCCCGTGGGCTGACCCGGCACGGCACGACGGGGTTACCGTGACGGGCtaggcccggcacgaaaacgAACGGGCCATGCCGAGCCCGTGTCGGACCGGGCCGGGCAGCCCGAATGGACATCTATATCGGCAAGAGCCACCTCCGCGTAGAAgcgtcaaaaaaaaagaaacggcGGATGACTGGAAGCTTCCTCAGTTTCAGGCGACTGGAAGCTAGGAGGCTTGGGGGACAAAAACAATTCAGTACTGTACATCTTTAAGCAGTATGCCTCACAGACCGCGCCCCGCGCAAGGACGGCGAACTATACAGAAGCAGCCGGACACTGTACGGTGCCATGGGTGGAGAGGCAAAGAACCCAGCAGGTGATGCTCCCCCGTCAGCTCACCCAACAACCGTGCAGGCGACCGCGCACGAACCATTCATCCTCCACTCCATGGAGGCCGCAGGAATCACCACGAGAACGTGCAGCGCACGCCCGCTTGGTCGCTCCTCTCGGTCTCGGCCGGATACCACCGgtggaccggcggcggcgcgcgccggtCGGCTACTACGCAGGCGTCGACGAcgacgcagccgccgccgccgcctcctcctgctccacccGATCCTCGGCCTTGCCCGGGGCCGCCGCTCGGCGCAGCTGCCGCGCGCGCACGCACAGGAACGCGCCGAGCGCGACCTGCATTGCGACGGCCACGCCGGCGAGCGCGATCCCGAACCTCATGCCGAAGTTGAGCCGTCGCCACCACGCCGACCTCACCGGCggaggacggcgcggcggaggcggagcgcggTGTCGCGGCCCCGGCTGTGGCGTGGCGCCGCGGGGCTTGCTACTGCCGGGCACGGCATGCTGCGGCCTCGGCTGGGGCGGGTGGctgagcggcggcgccggcgcgggtgcCGGGGACGGCGAGCCGGCAGCAGCGCCGGTCAGGGGAAGCGAGGAGAGAAGCAGCGGGACGAGCAGGGCGGCTGCGGTGACGGTCAGGGCCCGAGCTCTCGGGGACTCGCTGCCTCGCGGCGCCATGGGGGAGGCATCGGCTgcgctggagctggagctggaggtggaggccgCCTGTTCTTGGAGCTGGAAACGGATGTGGACACGGGCAATGGAGTTATGAGCGCAACACGGTTCTGGGTTCCAGCTTGTGGTGCCGCGCGGCGCCGGTCGCCATCGCGCCCGACGCGCCGTGTGGGGAAGGCCTGCGCTGTCTCCTTGCTGGTGCTGGTCCGGGGGAACGAATGGCTGCCGCTGCGCTGGCGGGTTCGACCTCCCTGTCATGATGGCGATCTGCCCTCCTGCTGACGGAGCCCCTCCCCTGTCCTGCTTCCACCGCCCAACGGACAAGTTTATGGTAGAGCGGAACCTGAAAGCCGTTAACACTGGCCGATTTGGAGCTTTGGTCTTTGGACACTGTCCTCACAAACACGATGGAGATGATAGCTCTACGCCGTACTGTCACGTACTCCCTCTGGGTATAAATTAAAGAATATGGCTTTGTACTTTTTGTATATCGATGCACTACTTCGATCGTTAATTGCTGCTCTAAAATGTATGCAAATGTCTTAAAATTTTCGGACTACTTTTCAAAACAAACCTATTTTTTTTACTGGAAGGGTGCTAAATAGCTGCTTTGAAAGACGAAAAAAATTTAAGAACGTACATAATGATTTTTGTTCTATTTGTGTAAGAAAAACTTTTTCGGAGCAGGTACAGGCCCACCACATTGTGACGAAAACAAATGACACAGTTTCAAGCCCATCGTCTGGTCAGTTTCAACTTTCAATATGTCCTAGTGAGACAATGACACAGTTTCAAGCCCATCGCCTTAGTCGCACTAGAACTAAGGCCCACTAACGCTGTCTAATAAGGCCCATAACACGCATTACCCTTACCCACCAGTCTCTTGGACTCGCTCTGCACCGACCTTATCGTCGCTGGCTCCGCTTCCGCGTCGCCCGACACCGATGGCCGCCGCGCCTACGCCCGCCGCACCGCCGTCCCCAATGTCCGCCGCCCTCCTcaccttcccctcctcccactccTACCCttccctccccgcgccgcccaaGTCCCCAGTCCCCAGGACCCCTCACCTCCACCTCGTCCCCCGCGTCGCCgcatcccccgccgccgccgcggccaccccgcaccgcgccgcctccgctacCTCCGCCACCGACCGCCTCCGCACGCTCGTCCGCCGCGGAAACCTCGACGATGCGCTCCGCCTGGTCGACTCCCTCGCGGGGCACGACCCgccctcgcgcgccgcggcggggccctGCGCCGCGCTCATCAAGAAGCTCTGCGCCTCGGGCCGCACCGCCGACGCGCGCCGCGTGCTGAGCGCGTGCGTTCCCGACGTCATGGCCTACAACGCCATGGTGGCGGGCTACTGCGGGGCCGGGCAGCTC contains:
- the LOC111256099 gene encoding zinc finger BED domain-containing protein RICESLEEPER 1-like — translated: MDVRWNSTYLMLKHLLPYKTVFSVFISAHYVHNGQPLLTENHWVIAEKILLFLEMFYDSTVALSGVYYPTSPLMLHHIIEIAGYLNGQDSDPLLRNIVVLMKLKFLKYWQNIPLLYSFAFILDPRAKVRGFHNVLQLLSQTVGVDYSSYFIEVRTQLHKLFNKYENKFGAVRSQRPAQPSAATGKKRTAWGKIFGGPGSCGSPVLSSTPPISPTSELSSYLDSDTITCYDDDFNILSWWHEHKLSYPIFSILAKDVMSVRVSTVSSESCFSLTGRVIEERRRRLLPETVEMLTCLKDWELGDARAQHDVEKEVNELEETYKSPYPDMDEGQASQPTPGAS
- the LOC101781120 gene encoding formin-like protein 16, with the protein product MTGRSNPPAQRQPFVPPDQHQQGDSAGLPHTARRARWRPAPRGTTSWNPEPCCAHNSIARVHIRFQLQEQAASTSSSSSSAADASPMAPRGSESPRARALTVTAAALLVPLLLSSLPLTGAAAGSPSPAPAPAPPLSHPPQPRPQHAVPGSSKPRGATPQPGPRHRAPPPPRRPPPVRSAWWRRLNFGMRFGIALAGVAVAMQVALGAFLCVRARQLRRAAAPGKAEDRVEQEEAAAAAASSSTPA